A DNA window from Fodinibius sp. Rm-B-1B1-1 contains the following coding sequences:
- a CDS encoding Re/Si-specific NAD(P)(+) transhydrogenase subunit alpha yields MPIVIIAIPKETAEREKRVALIPDTVSKLVENNHEVWVESNAGKASSYLDEAYQSAGANIINNRTTLFSDADILISIQSPAQDDLSKMKSESVLICLLWALQNEDLVNFLQEQNITALGMDAIPRISRAQSMDALSSMSSIAGYKSALIAANELDRYMPMMMTAAGTVAPAKVLVLGAGVAGLQAIATTKRLGAKVEAFDIRPAVKEQVESLGATFVEVPDLDDESETESGYAKELAEDEQERQRQVIHEHAQKSDIIITTALIPGKPAPLLVTKQMVNDMHAGAVIVDLAAEQGGNCELTTPGETTIVNEVKVIGPLNIPSMLAYHASQLYSKNMLSLLDHLIKDGKPEFDFEDEITLHTTITHQGKIISPVLKNN; encoded by the coding sequence GTGCCTATTGTGATTATAGCTATTCCAAAAGAAACAGCTGAGCGCGAGAAGCGTGTAGCCCTCATTCCTGATACAGTTTCTAAACTCGTTGAAAATAATCATGAAGTCTGGGTAGAGTCCAATGCTGGTAAAGCTTCCAGCTATTTAGATGAAGCTTATCAATCAGCAGGTGCCAACATTATCAACAATCGCACCACGCTTTTTTCGGATGCAGATATTCTAATTAGCATTCAGTCCCCAGCGCAAGATGACCTCAGCAAGATGAAATCAGAAAGTGTCCTAATCTGCCTGCTGTGGGCGCTCCAAAATGAAGATTTAGTCAATTTCTTACAAGAGCAGAACATTACTGCACTGGGGATGGATGCCATTCCTCGAATTTCACGTGCTCAAAGTATGGATGCACTTTCATCAATGAGTTCTATTGCGGGATACAAGTCTGCACTTATTGCAGCCAACGAACTGGACCGCTATATGCCCATGATGATGACCGCGGCGGGAACAGTGGCTCCGGCTAAAGTACTGGTGCTTGGCGCTGGAGTAGCAGGACTCCAAGCCATTGCCACAACAAAACGACTGGGTGCTAAGGTCGAGGCTTTTGATATTCGCCCAGCTGTCAAAGAACAAGTCGAAAGTTTGGGAGCCACCTTTGTAGAAGTCCCCGATCTGGATGACGAATCGGAAACAGAAAGCGGCTATGCCAAAGAACTGGCTGAGGATGAACAAGAACGCCAGCGACAGGTAATCCATGAACACGCCCAAAAATCGGACATTATTATTACAACAGCGCTCATACCCGGCAAGCCTGCCCCGCTGTTGGTTACCAAACAGATGGTCAACGATATGCATGCCGGAGCTGTTATTGTGGATTTGGCTGCGGAGCAGGGCGGCAATTGTGAACTAACAACACCGGGAGAAACAACTATTGTAAATGAGGTGAAAGTCATTGGCCCGTTGAATATACCCAGCATGTTGGCTTATCACGCAAGCCAACTGTACTCTAAGAATATGTTGTCATTATTGGACCACCTAATTAAAGATGGCAAACCAGAATTCGATTTTGAGGATGAAATCACGCTACATACAACTATAACGCACCAAGGAAAAATTATCAGCCCTGTATTAAAAAATAATTAA
- a CDS encoding NAD(P) transhydrogenase subunit alpha, which translates to MSGLIFNLFIFVLASFVGFELISKVPPTLHTPLMSGANAISGITILGALVVAGQVDHQIAQHIGFTAIVFATINVVGGFMVTDRMLEMFKKKDTTNE; encoded by the coding sequence ATGTCTGGACTTATTTTCAATCTTTTCATTTTTGTACTGGCCTCATTTGTTGGCTTTGAACTTATTTCAAAAGTCCCTCCCACACTACACACCCCGCTAATGTCGGGGGCCAATGCTATCTCAGGTATTACCATTTTGGGTGCCCTCGTGGTAGCAGGTCAGGTTGACCACCAAATTGCCCAGCATATCGGGTTTACAGCCATTGTTTTTGCAACCATCAACGTAGTTGGTGGATTTATGGTGACCGATCGTATGCTCGAAATGTTCAAGAAAAAAGATACCACCAATGAGTGA
- a CDS encoding NAD(P)(+) transhydrogenase (Re/Si-specific) subunit beta, whose translation MSDFLPPSIQAILPDVIQLIYLVATGIFIVGIKRLGSPATARSGNQLAALGMFIGIIVTLFDQQILSFDYIIAGILVGATIGVTAAKKVEMTAMPEMVAIFNGFGGGASALVAWGEFTRFEASAFVTQDLITIGLSILIGSITFTGSFIAFGKLKGFISGNPITFPGHNIFNAFLTVGTLGLVGWLTFDPTSQLTFWLLFGIALLLGILTVIPIGGADMPVVISLLNSYSGIAASMAGFVINNNLLIISGALVGAAGLILTNIMCKAMNRTLGNVLFGAFGGDGGSGGGPADDTDKTVRETTPDDVALQCAYSDRVVIVPGYGLAVAQAQHVLKEVADKLEKKGVEVKYGIHPVAGRMPGHMNVLLAEADVPYDQLYDMEQINPEFKSTDVVLIIGANDVVNPVAKTEPGSPIYGMPIMNVDEAKRTIIFKRSLSPGFAGIDNPLFYDEKNQMFFGDAKDSLQALSQALADI comes from the coding sequence ATGAGTGATTTTCTACCGCCATCAATACAAGCTATTCTCCCAGACGTTATCCAGCTTATTTACCTTGTAGCCACCGGCATTTTTATTGTAGGGATAAAGCGACTCGGTTCTCCCGCCACGGCCCGATCAGGGAATCAACTTGCTGCACTGGGTATGTTTATCGGTATTATTGTCACGCTCTTTGATCAGCAAATTCTCTCGTTCGACTATATTATTGCTGGTATTCTGGTGGGTGCTACAATTGGTGTTACCGCGGCTAAAAAAGTAGAAATGACTGCCATGCCCGAGATGGTAGCTATTTTTAACGGTTTTGGCGGCGGTGCTTCAGCACTGGTAGCATGGGGAGAATTCACTCGCTTCGAAGCTTCTGCTTTTGTCACGCAAGATCTAATAACCATCGGACTTAGTATTCTGATTGGTTCCATCACCTTTACCGGAAGTTTTATTGCATTTGGAAAACTAAAGGGATTTATCAGTGGCAATCCTATCACCTTTCCGGGACACAATATTTTCAATGCATTCTTAACGGTGGGCACTTTGGGATTAGTTGGCTGGCTCACTTTTGATCCCACCAGTCAACTTACATTCTGGCTACTTTTTGGTATTGCCCTGTTACTTGGCATCCTGACAGTAATCCCAATTGGTGGTGCCGATATGCCGGTAGTCATTTCGTTGCTCAACTCCTATTCAGGCATTGCTGCGTCCATGGCTGGATTTGTGATCAATAATAACCTGCTCATTATTAGTGGTGCGCTGGTTGGGGCAGCAGGACTCATCCTCACAAATATCATGTGCAAGGCTATGAATCGTACGCTCGGCAATGTACTTTTTGGTGCCTTTGGGGGCGACGGTGGATCGGGTGGAGGCCCTGCGGATGATACCGACAAAACAGTCCGTGAAACAACTCCTGATGATGTAGCCCTACAATGTGCCTATTCTGATCGCGTGGTGATCGTCCCCGGATATGGATTGGCAGTGGCTCAGGCACAACACGTACTCAAAGAAGTAGCTGACAAACTGGAGAAAAAGGGCGTGGAAGTAAAATATGGCATTCATCCGGTTGCGGGACGTATGCCCGGACACATGAATGTATTGTTAGCCGAAGCCGACGTTCCGTATGATCAACTTTACGACATGGAACAGATCAATCCCGAATTTAAATCGACGGATGTAGTGCTCATTATTGGCGCCAATGACGTGGTAAATCCTGTTGCCAAAACTGAGCCGGGTAGTCCCATTTATGGCATGCCTATTATGAATGTAGATGAGGCCAAACGAACAATTATCTTTAAGCGAAGTCTAAGTCCCGGTTTTGCCGGCATTGACAATCCACTTTTTTATGACGAGAAGAATCAGATGTTTTTTGGGGATGCCAAGGATTCATTACAGGCATTAAGTCAAGCTTTAGCTGATATTTAA
- a CDS encoding acyl-CoA thioesterase has protein sequence MTLSDRKERSRTQMVKAVFPNTTNHYDTLFGGTALQWMDETAFITATRFSRQKMVTVSSERIDFTESIPAGKLVELTGEVSHVGNTSLTVIVTMVIEDMYSEKCSEAIKGKFNMVAIDDDRKPTPISVGC, from the coding sequence ATGACATTATCTGATCGAAAAGAACGTTCTCGTACCCAAATGGTGAAAGCCGTTTTTCCTAACACGACGAACCACTATGATACTCTTTTTGGTGGTACCGCTCTTCAGTGGATGGATGAGACAGCTTTTATTACGGCTACGCGTTTTAGCCGTCAAAAAATGGTAACTGTTTCATCCGAACGTATTGATTTTACCGAATCCATTCCCGCTGGAAAGCTGGTGGAACTCACGGGCGAAGTTAGTCATGTTGGTAATACCAGCTTAACGGTTATAGTCACCATGGTAATCGAGGATATGTATTCCGAGAAGTGTTCGGAAGCAATTAAAGGTAAATTTAATATGGTTGCTATCGATGATGATCGAAAGCCTACTCCAATTTCTGTGGGATGTTAA
- a CDS encoding ribonucleoside-diphosphate reductase subunit alpha, with the protein MKRTVIKRDGTEEPFRTQKIINAIFEIIQGLEVEDDYEIVFKIMKELDLKVPERVTTEELDQLVLKAIEQLIPKHPVYDTLATRQLLKIVDKDINRRLDHFRDYLAQGFEENLLDENLKEFDFELLAESLNFNRDGLLGYFGLTTLKDRYLMRDRDDQLLEKPQWFFMRVAMGIGNSNEEVVKVYNKLSKLEYLHSTPTLFNSGTTTSQYSSCYVSVIDDSLDSIMDKARETAFLAKYAGGVGTDVTRIRATGSNIKSLNAPSSGAIPFIKIFDTLVNSIQQGGRRRSSQVMSMQPWHLDIDGFLDLRETTGNAYFRTPSLNTSLWMPDEMMRRIKDGEPLYFFDPGECPELVDAVGDDFKKKYEKRIEQAEDGDLKQYDKRDSKNFFKKYLFKLAKTGHPWLIFKDEHNRHNPCPKYSVINSSNLCTEISIPNSSDSTAVCTLASVNLSKHLTDDQSDIDWDKFEDTLETMTRGLDNVLDKNFYPSQPAEKNTMDLRPLGIGLMGFAEALVDLGIPYDSEEAVILARKIGSFMRKITYRTSQQLADERGAFEHYKEMKEAGNPYDYKPRRNAVLLAIAPTASISIISGTTSSIDSYFSNLYSRDTLSGKHIVINRQLIEDLEEKGYWSDEMAQKIKVNNGSVQPIQELDGVINKDLYKTAYEIHPERQIDIAAAFQESIDQSVSKSLYIAERMRDDMEEFYLYAWEKKLKSTYYCFIDKVVKGEKYTEEVNKRGSRKGFGAASGSGSSNGTSSHAEKEGHKEVSDHEDLEAKAREKFGDDVVEEALNAQDADSCPTDPMLRRICPACE; encoded by the coding sequence CTTGACCAGCTTGTGCTAAAAGCTATTGAGCAGCTTATCCCCAAGCATCCTGTTTACGATACGCTGGCCACTCGGCAGCTGTTGAAAATAGTGGACAAAGATATCAACCGGCGATTGGATCATTTTCGGGATTATTTGGCCCAAGGGTTTGAAGAAAATTTGCTGGATGAGAACCTTAAAGAGTTTGATTTTGAGCTATTAGCAGAGAGCTTAAATTTTAACCGTGATGGCTTGCTTGGGTATTTTGGGCTAACTACCCTTAAAGATCGTTACTTGATGCGAGATCGAGATGACCAACTTTTAGAGAAGCCGCAATGGTTTTTCATGCGGGTGGCTATGGGAATTGGGAATTCCAATGAAGAAGTTGTGAAGGTTTACAATAAACTTTCAAAACTGGAATACTTGCACTCTACGCCTACGTTGTTTAACTCTGGTACGACTACTTCCCAGTATTCATCATGCTATGTGAGCGTTATTGACGATTCGCTGGATTCTATTATGGACAAAGCCCGCGAAACGGCTTTCTTGGCAAAGTATGCCGGTGGCGTGGGTACGGATGTTACCCGAATTCGGGCAACGGGTTCAAATATTAAATCGTTGAATGCACCCTCGTCAGGGGCTATCCCGTTCATTAAAATTTTTGATACATTAGTAAATTCTATTCAGCAAGGCGGGCGCCGCAGGAGTTCTCAGGTGATGTCTATGCAACCGTGGCATCTCGATATTGATGGATTCCTGGACCTGCGCGAAACTACGGGAAACGCGTATTTTCGGACGCCGTCGCTGAATACCAGTCTTTGGATGCCCGACGAAATGATGCGTCGCATCAAGGATGGAGAGCCATTGTACTTTTTTGATCCCGGGGAATGTCCCGAGTTGGTGGATGCCGTAGGTGATGATTTTAAGAAAAAGTATGAAAAGCGTATTGAGCAGGCCGAGGATGGGGATTTAAAGCAATATGACAAGCGTGATAGCAAAAATTTCTTCAAAAAATACCTCTTCAAATTAGCCAAAACGGGTCATCCATGGCTGATATTCAAAGACGAACACAATCGTCATAATCCGTGCCCCAAGTATAGTGTAATCAATAGTTCGAATCTCTGTACCGAAATTTCTATTCCCAACAGTTCCGATTCTACAGCAGTGTGTACGCTGGCATCGGTTAATTTGTCGAAGCATCTAACGGATGATCAAAGCGATATTGATTGGGATAAATTTGAAGATACGTTAGAGACGATGACACGCGGACTCGATAATGTGCTCGATAAGAATTTTTACCCCTCTCAGCCGGCCGAAAAAAATACCATGGATTTACGTCCGCTGGGCATTGGTCTCATGGGATTTGCCGAAGCTCTGGTTGATCTGGGCATTCCTTATGATTCTGAAGAAGCCGTTATCCTGGCTCGAAAAATCGGTTCTTTTATGCGAAAAATAACGTATCGTACCTCTCAACAATTGGCTGATGAGCGTGGTGCTTTTGAACACTATAAGGAGATGAAAGAAGCGGGTAATCCTTATGATTACAAACCGCGACGCAATGCAGTGTTGTTAGCTATTGCGCCCACGGCTTCAATCTCTATCATATCGGGTACGACCTCATCTATCGACAGCTATTTTAGTAACCTTTATTCACGAGATACTCTTTCTGGCAAGCATATTGTTATTAATCGTCAGCTCATTGAGGATCTCGAAGAAAAAGGGTATTGGAGCGACGAGATGGCTCAGAAAATAAAAGTGAATAATGGCTCGGTACAACCCATTCAGGAGCTGGATGGTGTGATTAACAAAGATCTGTATAAAACGGCTTATGAAATTCATCCTGAGCGACAAATCGATATCGCTGCAGCGTTTCAGGAATCTATCGATCAGTCTGTTTCTAAATCACTCTATATTGCTGAGCGGATGCGCGATGATATGGAGGAGTTTTATCTGTATGCATGGGAGAAAAAACTAAAATCCACGTACTACTGCTTTATCGACAAAGTGGTAAAAGGGGAGAAATATACCGAAGAGGTCAATAAGCGGGGGTCCCGTAAAGGGTTTGGCGCGGCTTCTGGTAGTGGATCCTCAAATGGGACATCGTCGCATGCAGAAAAAGAGGGGCATAAAGAAGTCAGTGATCATGAAGATCTGGAAGCCAAAGCGCGCGAAAAATTTGGGGATGACGTTGTCGAAGAGGCGCTCAATGCCCAAGATGCTGATTCATGTCCGACCGATCCGATGTTACGCAGAATTTGTCCAGCCTGTGAATAG